A stretch of the Candidatus Rokuibacteriota bacterium genome encodes the following:
- a CDS encoding DNA polymerase II has product MTGLPRLRYDSPLLFGRDPAEGLLAFAPLEGSVRGWARQEGRVVASEFPFQPFLLLTEGALLRGFKGDAELSPLEGERGYRCLARLPTWAQAEKAREHCRKVTGRPPGAPDAPYRFLGEATHQFLLWTGKTSFRGMVFGDLRRMALDLEVLTGPGFEFPNALRESDRIIAIALADSSGWSTVLSGAAQSEAELIEDCSRLIRERDPDVLEGHNIFRFDLEYIEARARRHGVALAWGRDGSALAGHPSRMQVAERTISYRRYRVAGRHIVDTWILAQLHDVAARDLPSYGLKDVARHFGVAAPHRTYLPPEDIPRIFREEPARLMAYARDDVLETVALSAILSPPYFVQAQALPLDYESVVLRGNATKIDALLLREYLHQRRAVPQPCPGRAVAGGFTALFQQGVARDVVHVDVTSLYPSLMLAEGLAPASDALRVFSILLRDLRDFRVAAKRLANEAPAAAERLLLTALQQTFKILINSFYGYLGAGFAHWNDYDVANRVTAEGRRLVTALLDRLRELGATPIEVDTDGIYFTLPPASRPAAGDGDSAVALLAALAGVLPEGIQLELAGRYPAMLSYKMKNYVLLDADGKLLVKGSSLRSRGLELFQRRWMEEMFRLLLTGRRDEIPALLRRWEEDFTHRRLTVQQFMKTETLQESPANYQEKVAAGTRNPSALYQLALRSSRAYQAGDQLSYYVTGTGPRVKVNEAAKLASSWDPAAPDENTAYYLAKLRDLHEKFRPLIEQDGLRPVEEDVAAAPTQESLDLDA; this is encoded by the coding sequence GTGACTGGCCTCCCTCGCCTCCGCTACGACAGTCCGCTCCTCTTCGGCCGGGACCCCGCCGAGGGGCTGCTGGCCTTCGCGCCGCTGGAGGGCTCCGTGCGGGGCTGGGCGCGGCAGGAGGGGCGCGTCGTCGCCAGCGAGTTCCCCTTCCAGCCCTTCCTGCTGCTCACCGAGGGAGCGCTGCTCCGCGGGTTCAAGGGTGACGCGGAGCTGTCCCCCCTCGAGGGAGAGCGCGGCTATCGCTGCCTCGCCCGCCTGCCCACGTGGGCTCAGGCCGAGAAGGCCCGCGAGCATTGCCGGAAGGTCACCGGCCGCCCTCCCGGCGCGCCGGACGCCCCGTACCGCTTCCTCGGGGAGGCCACGCATCAGTTCCTCCTCTGGACGGGGAAGACCTCGTTCCGCGGGATGGTGTTCGGTGACCTTCGTCGCATGGCCCTCGACCTCGAGGTCCTCACCGGCCCCGGCTTCGAGTTCCCCAACGCACTCCGCGAATCCGACCGGATCATCGCCATCGCCCTGGCCGACTCGTCGGGGTGGAGCACCGTCCTGTCCGGCGCGGCACAGTCCGAGGCCGAGCTGATCGAGGACTGCTCGCGCCTCATCCGCGAGCGCGATCCCGACGTGCTGGAGGGGCACAACATCTTCCGCTTCGATCTCGAGTACATCGAGGCCCGCGCCCGGCGCCACGGCGTCGCGCTGGCTTGGGGCCGCGACGGCTCGGCGCTCGCCGGTCACCCTTCGCGCATGCAGGTGGCCGAGCGGACGATCTCCTACCGCCGCTACCGCGTGGCGGGGCGCCACATCGTGGACACGTGGATCCTGGCCCAGCTCCACGACGTAGCGGCGCGCGACCTTCCCTCCTACGGCCTGAAGGACGTGGCGCGCCACTTCGGCGTGGCCGCTCCCCACCGCACCTACTTGCCGCCGGAGGACATCCCACGCATCTTCCGGGAGGAGCCGGCACGGCTCATGGCCTACGCGCGCGACGACGTGCTGGAGACCGTGGCGCTGTCGGCGATCCTGTCGCCACCCTACTTCGTCCAGGCCCAGGCGCTGCCCCTCGACTACGAATCGGTGGTCCTCAGGGGCAATGCCACGAAGATCGATGCGCTCCTGCTGCGGGAGTATCTCCACCAGCGGCGGGCCGTGCCCCAGCCGTGCCCCGGCCGGGCCGTCGCGGGCGGCTTCACCGCGCTCTTTCAGCAGGGGGTCGCGCGGGACGTCGTGCACGTGGACGTGACATCGCTCTACCCCTCGCTCATGCTCGCAGAGGGCCTGGCTCCCGCCTCCGACGCGCTCCGCGTCTTCTCGATCCTGCTGCGTGACCTGCGCGACTTCCGTGTGGCGGCCAAGCGCCTCGCCAACGAGGCGCCTGCCGCGGCCGAGCGGCTCTTGCTGACCGCGCTCCAGCAGACCTTCAAGATCCTCATCAACTCGTTCTACGGCTACCTGGGTGCCGGCTTCGCGCACTGGAACGACTACGACGTCGCCAACCGCGTGACCGCCGAGGGGCGCCGGCTGGTGACGGCGCTGCTCGACCGCCTCCGCGAGCTGGGGGCGACGCCCATCGAGGTGGACACCGACGGCATCTACTTCACTCTCCCCCCCGCGTCGCGCCCCGCCGCCGGGGACGGGGACAGCGCCGTCGCCCTCCTCGCGGCGCTCGCCGGGGTTCTGCCCGAGGGAATTCAGCTGGAGCTGGCCGGCCGCTACCCGGCCATGCTGAGCTACAAGATGAAGAACTATGTGCTCCTGGACGCGGACGGCAAGCTCCTCGTCAAGGGATCGAGCCTGCGCTCCCGCGGCCTCGAGCTCTTCCAGCGCCGGTGGATGGAGGAAATGTTCCGGCTGCTCCTCACCGGGCGTCGCGACGAGATCCCGGCGCTCCTGCGCCGCTGGGAGGAGGACTTCACCCACCGGCGCCTGACGGTGCAGCAGTTCATGAAGACGGAGACGCTGCAGGAGTCCCCGGCGAACTACCAGGAAAAGGTCGCGGCGGGGACGCGGAACCCAAGCGCGCTCTACCAGCTGGCGCTCCGGTCCTCGCGGGCATACCAGGCTGGCGATCAGCTCTCCTACTACGTGACCGGCACCGGGCCGCGGGTGAAGGTCAACGAGGCCGCCAAGCTGGCCTCGTCCTGGGACCCGGCCGCCCCCGACGAGAACACGGCCTACTACCTCGCCAAGCTCCGCGACCTCCACGAGAAGTTCCGCCCCCTCATCGAGCAGGACGGCCTGCGGCCGGTGGAGGAGGACGTGGCGGCCGCTCCGACCCAGGAGTCCCTCGATCTCGACGCCTGA
- a CDS encoding RNA-binding protein — protein sequence MPAKLFVGNLSFQATEEDLRELFQQAGTVESVRIVTDQFTGRPRGFGFVEMSTKEEASKAIEMLNGRLFRDRNLVVDEARPQPQRGAGGPRSDRGPRPGGGAGGGGWRR from the coding sequence ATGCCTGCAAAGCTGTTCGTCGGCAACCTCTCCTTCCAGGCCACGGAGGAAGATCTGCGGGAGCTGTTCCAGCAGGCCGGCACGGTGGAGTCGGTGCGGATCGTCACCGATCAGTTCACCGGGCGGCCCCGGGGATTCGGCTTCGTGGAGATGTCCACCAAGGAAGAGGCGTCGAAGGCCATCGAGATGCTGAACGGGCGTCTCTTCAGAGATCGCAACCTGGTCGTGGACGAGGCGCGCCCGCAGCCGCAGCGCGGAGCGGGTGGACCTCGGTCGGACCGCGGACCGCGGCCGGGGGGCGGCGCGGGCGGAGGCGGGTGGCGGCGCTAG
- a CDS encoding SDR family oxidoreductase, with product MDLGLGDRTALVTGGSKGIGRAVARALASEGARVMICARDAGTLARAASEIEAATGRRVETIAADLGEREGVQRAAAEAVSRLGRLDILVNNAGAIRAGDFLATPDEEWLNGWRLKLLGYIRMAREILPQMQRQGGGRIVNVVGAAARNPSATYMMGGTANAALINFTKALADLGAKSNILVTAVSPGPVKTERWDALTRQQAQAAGKDVAAFERERAADLPLGRIALPEEVADLVCFLASARASFLTGIAITVDGGITRGVYL from the coding sequence ATGGATCTCGGGCTCGGGGACAGGACGGCGCTGGTCACAGGAGGCAGCAAGGGCATCGGGCGCGCGGTGGCGCGAGCGCTGGCCAGCGAGGGCGCCCGGGTGATGATCTGCGCCCGGGACGCCGGAACGCTGGCGCGCGCGGCGAGCGAGATCGAGGCCGCGACGGGCCGGCGCGTGGAGACGATCGCGGCCGATCTCGGGGAGCGTGAGGGCGTCCAGCGCGCGGCCGCCGAGGCGGTGAGCCGGCTGGGCCGCCTGGACATCCTCGTGAACAACGCGGGCGCCATCAGGGCAGGTGACTTCCTGGCGACGCCCGACGAGGAGTGGCTCAACGGCTGGCGGCTCAAGCTCCTCGGCTACATCCGCATGGCGCGCGAGATCCTTCCCCAGATGCAGCGGCAGGGGGGCGGCCGCATCGTGAACGTGGTCGGGGCGGCGGCGCGGAATCCGTCGGCCACCTACATGATGGGGGGCACGGCCAATGCGGCGCTGATCAACTTCACCAAGGCGCTGGCCGACCTCGGTGCCAAGTCGAACATCCTCGTCACGGCCGTCTCGCCGGGACCGGTGAAGACGGAGCGCTGGGATGCGCTCACGCGCCAGCAGGCGCAGGCCGCGGGCAAGGACGTCGCGGCCTTCGAGAGGGAGCGCGCGGCGGACCTCCCGCTGGGGCGGATCGCGCTGCCCGAGGAGGTGGCCGACCTGGTGTGCTTCCTCGCCTCGGCGCGCGCCTCGTTCCTGACCGGCATCGCCATCACGGTTGACGGGGGGATCACGCGCGGCGTGTACCTCTGA
- a CDS encoding DUF309 domain-containing protein — translation MPLRNRLTELILGAFHDEDARRGLEALTAVCDDPRALEVAGRVPDSFPADLFERHRDGLAVKSGLRAHQADFCERARRGWRLVRGRPLEPRDPPLRRALHTAACLFDAGLYFEMHEQLEPYWMRSEGDEREVLQGLIQVAVGFQHLANGNLDGARLLLHDGCARLLGRRLDGMDLESFGQGVRRCWEEAVVLGARDAGAFDWAAVPCFPRRD, via the coding sequence TTGCCGCTCCGGAACCGCCTCACGGAGCTCATCCTGGGGGCCTTTCACGACGAGGACGCGCGCCGGGGCCTCGAGGCCCTCACCGCGGTGTGCGACGATCCGCGGGCGCTGGAGGTGGCCGGCCGTGTCCCGGACTCCTTCCCCGCCGATCTCTTCGAGCGCCACCGCGACGGGCTGGCCGTGAAGAGCGGGCTCCGCGCCCATCAGGCGGACTTCTGCGAGCGGGCACGGCGAGGCTGGCGGCTGGTGCGCGGGCGGCCGCTGGAGCCGAGGGACCCGCCGCTCCGGCGGGCGCTCCACACGGCCGCATGCCTTTTCGACGCCGGTCTCTACTTCGAGATGCACGAGCAGCTGGAGCCGTACTGGATGCGGTCCGAGGGCGATGAGCGCGAGGTGCTCCAGGGGCTGATCCAGGTGGCGGTGGGATTCCAGCATCTGGCCAACGGCAACCTGGATGGCGCCCGACTCCTCCTCCACGACGGCTGCGCGCGGCTCCTGGGCCGGAGGCTCGACGGGATGGATCTGGAGAGCTTCGGCCAGGGCGTTCGGCGGTGCTGGGAGGAGGCGGTGGTCCTGGGAGCGCGGGATGCCGGGGCCTTCGACTGGGCCGCCGTGCCCTGTTTCCCGCGGCGAGACTGA
- a CDS encoding RDD family protein, which produces MAELYLCYHARAMLEPGPGCAVPEAETAEPSPPGVAARPAGFWARAAAVVLDWAFIVAAQVTVGVLGGWLWGAALQGSRVFQAAGGAFRWLFPLVYSVLFHWLFGQTMGKMILGIRVVAAEGGPLTLGMAVGRALGWALSLLAFGGGHVLAALRRDRRALHDLLAGTRVERL; this is translated from the coding sequence ATGGCGGAATTATACCTGTGCTACCATGCGCGCGCGATGCTGGAGCCCGGCCCGGGTTGCGCTGTCCCCGAGGCGGAGACCGCCGAGCCCTCGCCGCCGGGCGTGGCGGCACGGCCGGCCGGGTTCTGGGCTCGGGCTGCGGCGGTGGTGCTCGACTGGGCCTTCATCGTGGCGGCGCAGGTGACGGTGGGCGTGCTGGGCGGCTGGCTCTGGGGGGCGGCGCTGCAGGGCTCGCGCGTGTTCCAGGCAGCGGGGGGTGCCTTCCGCTGGCTCTTCCCGCTGGTCTACTCGGTGCTCTTTCACTGGCTCTTCGGCCAGACCATGGGCAAGATGATCCTCGGCATCAGGGTCGTCGCGGCCGAAGGTGGTCCGCTCACGCTCGGGATGGCGGTCGGCCGGGCGCTCGGGTGGGCGTTGTCGTTGCTCGCGTTCGGCGGTGGACATGTGCTGGCCGCGCTGCGACGGGACAGGCGCGCGCTCCACGATCTGCTGGCGGGCACGCGCGTCGAGCGCCTCTGA
- a CDS encoding molybdopterin molybdotransferase MoeA, producing MISVQEGQARILAQVTSVAPPQVVPLPEALGRVLGEALRAAIDVPPDDNSAVDGYAVAHAEVAAGGHRSLRVVADLPAGAMFDGRLAAGETIRIMTGAPMPAGADTVYPQEVAEREGRRIRVGAIVRGANVRYRGEDVRAGGVVLEAGTVLRPQELGVAASLGLPQLSVRQRPRVAIVSTGDEVAEPGGARKPGQIYDSNRFSIRGLVEQAGGRVIDHGVVPDLFDELRARLLRAAGDADIVLTSGGVSVGDYDLVKAVLRESGGIDFWQVAMQPGRPLAVGRIGPAHFFGLPGNPVASMLTFCLFVRPALWKLAGRRDLFPPRFHAVAVEPLSKKPGRREFKRGVLAYTGERWEARSTGPQGSGILTSMARANCFIVIEEERGDVAPGERVVVEPFPPA from the coding sequence ATGATCTCAGTGCAGGAGGGCCAGGCGCGGATCCTCGCGCAAGTCACCTCCGTCGCGCCGCCCCAGGTCGTCCCGCTCCCCGAAGCGCTCGGCCGCGTGCTCGGCGAAGCCCTGCGGGCGGCCATCGACGTCCCCCCGGACGACAACTCCGCCGTGGACGGCTACGCCGTCGCCCACGCGGAGGTCGCCGCGGGGGGCCACCGCAGCCTGCGGGTCGTGGCCGATCTCCCCGCCGGCGCCATGTTCGACGGCCGCCTCGCCGCCGGGGAGACCATCCGCATCATGACGGGAGCGCCCATGCCCGCCGGCGCCGACACCGTGTACCCCCAGGAGGTGGCCGAGCGCGAGGGAAGGCGGATCCGTGTGGGAGCCATCGTGCGCGGCGCCAACGTCCGCTATCGCGGCGAGGACGTGCGGGCGGGCGGAGTCGTCCTCGAGGCCGGCACGGTGCTCCGTCCCCAGGAGCTGGGCGTGGCAGCCTCTCTCGGCCTGCCACAGCTCAGCGTGCGCCAACGCCCGCGCGTGGCCATCGTCTCCACCGGCGACGAGGTGGCCGAGCCGGGCGGAGCGCGCAAGCCGGGACAGATCTACGACTCCAACCGCTTCTCGATCCGCGGCCTCGTCGAGCAGGCCGGGGGCCGGGTCATCGACCACGGCGTCGTCCCCGACCTCTTCGACGAGCTTCGGGCGAGGCTCCTGAGGGCCGCGGGCGACGCCGACATCGTGCTCACCTCCGGCGGGGTCTCGGTGGGGGACTACGACCTCGTCAAGGCCGTGCTCCGGGAGTCCGGCGGCATAGACTTCTGGCAGGTGGCCATGCAGCCCGGCCGCCCGCTGGCCGTAGGGCGCATCGGCCCGGCGCACTTCTTCGGGCTGCCGGGCAATCCCGTCGCCTCCATGCTGACGTTCTGCCTGTTCGTGCGCCCGGCGCTCTGGAAGCTGGCGGGCCGGCGCGACCTCTTCCCTCCCCGCTTCCATGCCGTGGCGGTGGAGCCCTTGAGCAAGAAGCCCGGGCGGCGCGAGTTCAAGCGCGGCGTCCTCGCTTACACCGGCGAGCGGTGGGAGGCGCGGAGCACGGGGCCGCAGGGCTCCGGGATCCTCACCTCCATGGCCCGGGCCAACTGCTTCATCGTCATCGAGGAGGAGCGGGGGGACGTGGCGCCCGGAGAGCGCGTCGTCGTCGAGCCCTTTCCCCCCGCCTGA